Within Nitrospira sp. MA-1, the genomic segment CAGCAATTGAATGTCCATCTGGCAGACCTTTTTGGAATGATGGCACCGCAAAAGATAATTAATGTCCTTCAGGGCTTCCTGGTCATAGCGGCCTGATTGATTGCGATACGTTACCTGGAGTCGTTCGTCAGTGTGGGCGTTGTAGAGGCGAAGTCTGCCTTCAGGGAGTGAATGGGCCGCGGCGGATTCTGGAAACATCAAGCGGCTGCCAAGAATCAGCATTCCCGCAAGAGAGGATTTCAGAAAGAAGCGCCTTGACCAGATTTCTTCTGTCTCCTGAGACATGGTGACACCCTCCGAACAGTGAATGGGGAAATGGAGCGGGAGAATAAAACGGAATGAAACACTGATCATTTAACAAAATAGAATGATGAGGTCAACCAATGAATGGAAATTTTTTAATCATCCCCTCACCCACGTTTATTCATTTCCGCTGTGGACTGAATGAAAATGGGCAATCGCCTCCTTTGGTTCCTCTGGGTTTTTTACGGAAACTCACTTGTGCGGTTGCTGTTCATTCCGACGTTCTGCCTTTAGAACTCAATTTTCAGAGGACTCATGTCCGATATGTTGAATTCAGCATTGATCGTTGAGGTGTTTTGGTTTGATATCTCCTTACCGCCATCCGGAACCAATGCAGGGTAGGATTTTGCTTCTACTCCGCTCAGCAAGAGGGGTTGGCGCTGGAAAGGCCTTTGGCGTTTCTACATCAAACCTCAACTGATTGCGTATTCCTCTGCTTAAGACAGAGCAATCCCTGTAACAGAAATCGCAAAATCTCCACTTGATTTTCGCTGGTCGGTGGGTGCTGGTATCGAAACTCACCGGTTCATTTCACGCCTTCCCCCCTAGCCGTAATCTCCGAAGTCTCTTTCTCATTCCTTTGAGACATGGCTTTTCCATTCTTTGGTTAACCTCGTGCGGTAGGGGAGGATACCTGTGGATCTGAAAGTCAATCTTGTCTCCCATAAGAATGTTCAACAAATCAGGAAGGAGGCTCAGTTATCTAAATAGATAAAAATATTCCACGATCAGATACATCCTTAACGTTTTAAATAGAACACGATTGTCAGATGAGCTCAGGAGGCGAGTTTGGAAATGCTTGAAAGACAAAGGAGATACATCCGCACGACAGTCGTCGTCCCGCCACATTCAAGTCGGGAATAAGTCTTGCTCACGTCAATAAATATATGGGCCCAATTATTTAATTTCCACGTATCCTGTAAAGGGTACGTCTTACTGTAAGGAGGAGTCGTCATGCCACAGGTTGAACCGAGCGTTATGCTTAATTCGATTATGGGGAAAATCTACAATGTGCTGACCAATGGGGATGATACCGTCCCCAAATCGGAAGACAATTTTTTTAGTTGGTGCACACCCGGATTGGCTGTTGAACCTGATGATTTTGATTTTTTAACACAAGGGTTAACGGGTGTGGTGAAAAAGAAAGCTCTGAAGGACATGGTGATCGAAGGTGAGGGAGGGGAATCGAATGCACCGGAGCTGACACCGGCAGTCTTAGAAGGATTGCGTGCGCAAGATGCCAGCAAACAGTATATGAATGCAGAGAGCTTCGCGCGGCTTGTCGATTTTGTCCCCGACCTGGCGGCCACAACGAATAATCAATTTGCGGCCATGAGCATCATGAACAATGAGGGATCGCTTTCAGAGCGGTTCGAATACATTTTACGCATGAGTCAAATCATGGAAACCAAATTAGATGACAAAACAAAAGAAAAAATTGAAAAGTTCAGGGGACTGCTCTCGACGACAAGGGTCAAAAAAAATCTTGTGACTGACGAGGAGGTTGAGGTTTCAGAACCCAGTGCCTTAGTGAATCTGTATAACCAAAAGCTGACGGAATATGAGGCGGCGGCATTGGCCTATAACGGTGCCCGCATTGATGCCCTGACAGCCGACAATGTCAAAGCGGTTCATTATTGGGGAATGAACGCCAACATTCTACGCAACAGGGTCAAGGCGGCTATGGGTGATTGGGTCAGTAATGGGTACAAAAATGATTATGAAGGCATTAACGCTTTTATTGATCAGGTTATGAGGCGGGATATGGCGCTGCTCAAAGCCCAATATCAGGATGATTTGGAAAAAGCCAGAATCACCGGGATATCCTCCGGCAGCGATTTTTTCTATACATCGCTGGTGCCCAGTAACCCCATGCAGGCCGCAGGATGGACAAACTTTAGTTTTCAATCCACGGATTATAATAATTCTTCCAATTCCAGCTACCAAATGAAACGGTCTAAAACCAGTGCCGGAGGCGGATGGTTAGGCATTTTCGGCGGTGGCGGGTCTGCCAGCAGCGCCAGTGGACAATCGGAATCCAAAGTCACATTTGACAGCAACCATTTTTATATGAATTTTTCGATTACCCAATGCCAAATTGTGAGGCCTTGGTTCAAGACAAGTTTTATTAATAGTAAGTTATGGCGTTTTGATCAAAATAATCCCGAATCCTCAAAGCAAATAGTCAGCGATGGCGGCAAACCTGCTACAGGACTCTGCCCGGCTTATCCCACCGCAATCATTTTCATCAAGGATCTTGTCATTGGCTGCCGGAATAGCAGTGGCTTTTCAGAGGCGGCACAAAGTTGGCAACGGTCGTCGGCGAGTGGTGGTGGGGCCGTGCATTTTGGTCCATTTCATTTCGGTGGATCGCATGGCCGTAGTTCCGCCAGTGGAGAGCGTTCCTCAAAATTCCACTATGATTCAGAAAAGCAAGAAATGCGAGTGCCGGGTCATCAAATCATTGGATTTAAATGCCATGTCTTACCAAAGAGCCCTGATCCGTTAAGCGAAATCACGGATTGGATTTAACTTTCCAGGTAGCCCCGCCCCAAAATTAAAAAAGGGGTGGGGCTACCATAGGAGAAAACAATATTCCACCACCATATCGACTTGATGAGGTAATACATGGCTATCGACTCCATCGTGCAATTGGCCTTGATGTCTAAAGCCAAAAAAGTCTTTGAAAAGGAAGGAACGTTTTTGAGTTTTCCTGTGACACCGTTGGCCTATACC encodes:
- a CDS encoding DUF882 domain-containing protein, with protein sequence MSQETEEIWSRRFFLKSSLAGMLILGSRLMFPESAAAHSLPEGRLRLYNAHTDERLQVTYRNQSGRYDQEALKDINYLLRCHHSKKVCQMDIQLLEYVNQVEKLVGQGKEIQIYSGYRSPSYNKLLIRLGRGAAPNSLHTVGQAMDFSIPGVRLSKIRRAAVKLRLGGVGYYGRQGFVHIDSGPVRYW